Proteins from one Ipomoea triloba cultivar NCNSP0323 chromosome 1, ASM357664v1 genomic window:
- the LOC116026967 gene encoding cellulose synthase A catalytic subunit 2 [UDP-forming]-like: MDTKGRLIAGSHNRNEFVLINADEIGRVTSVKELSGQSCQICGDEIEITVDGEPFVACNECAFPVCRPCYEYERREGNQACPQCKTRYKRLKGSPRVEGDEEEDDFDDLDHEFDYNSNVRRDPHHVAEAALAARLNAYGVNGSGIMTPSEADPSAPGSEIPLLTYGEEDDGISADKHALIIPPFMGRGKKVHPVPFSDTASVTSLPPRPMDPKKDLAVYGYGTVAWKERMEEWKKKQGDKLQVVKHEGDKGGGKNGGDEPDDPDLLKMDEGRQPLSRKIPIPSSKLSPYRLIILLRMVILGLFFHYRILHPVNDAYGLWLTSIICEIWFAVSWIFDQFPKWFPIQRETYLDRLSLRYDKEGKPSELAHIDVFVSTVDPMKEPPLITANTVLSILAVDYPVDKVSCYVSDDGAAMLTFEALSETSEFARKWVPFCKRYCIEPRAPEWYFAQKIDYLRNKVDPTFVRERRAIKREYEEFKVRINGLVAMAQKVPEDGWTMQDGTPWPGNNVRDHPGMIQVFLGHDGVHDIEGNELPRLIYVSREKRPGYEHHKKAGAMNALVRVSAVISNAPYLLNVDCDHYINNSKALREAMCFMMDPQSGKKICYVQFPQRFDGIDRHDRYSNRNVVFFDINMKGLDGIQGPIYVGTGCVFRRQALYGYDAPKKAKPPGKTCNCWPKLCCCCCGSRRKNTKGKSKDKKKTKAKEASTQIHALENIEEGIEGIDSVKASLMPQIKLEKKFGQSPVFVASTLLENGGIPPGATSASLLKEAIHVISCGYEDKTEWGKEVGWIYGSVTEDILTGFKMHCHGWRSVYCMPKRPAFKGSAPINLSDRLHQVLRWALGSVEILLSKHCPIWYGYGCGLKPLERFSYINSVVYPLTSIPLIAYCSLPAVCLLTGKFIVPEISNYASILFMAMFISIAATSIMEMQWGGVGIDDWWRNEQFWVIGGASSHLFALFQGLLKVLAGVSTNFTVTSKAADDGEFSELYLFKWTSLLIPPMTLLIINIIGVIVGVSDAINNGYDSWGPLFGKLFFAIWVIVHLYPFLKGLMGKQNGVPTIIVVWSILLASIFSLLWVRINPFVSRDGLVLEVCGLDCE, translated from the exons ATGGACACCAAAGGAAGGCTTATTGCTGGTTCACACAATAGGAATGAGTTTGTACTCATCAATGCTGATGAGATTGGAAGA GTTACTTCTGTAAAGGAATTGAGTGGACAGAGTTGTCAGATTTGTGGAGATGAGATTGAAATTACAGTTGATGGGGAGCCATTTGTTGCTTGCAATGAATGTGCATTCCCTGTTTGTCGACCCTGTTATGAGTATGAAAGGAGGGAAGGCAATCAAGCTTGTCCTCAGTGCAAAACTAGGTACAAGCGTTTAAAAG GGAGTCCTAGagttgaaggagatgaagaagaggatgatTTTGATGATCTTGACCATGAGTTTGATTATAATAGCAATGTAAGAAGAGATCCTCACCACGTTGCTGAGGCAGCACTGGCTGCTCGCCTTAATGCTTATGGTGTTAACGGTTCTGGAATCATGACACCATCGGAAGCAGATCCCTCTGCTCCTGGCTCAGAAATCCCTCTCCTTACCTATGGTGAAGAG GACGATGGAATTTCAGCTGATAAGCATGCTCTTATTATCCCTCCATTTATGGGACGTGGAAAAAAGGTTCATCCTGTGCCGTTTTCAGATACAGCATCTGTGACCT CTTTGCCACCTCGACCAATGGATCCAAAGAAGGACTTGGCAGTCTATGGTTATGGTACTGTTGCATGGAAAGAAAGAATGGAGGAATGGAAAAAAAAGCAGGGTGATAAGCTGCAGGTGGTTAAGCATGAAGGAGATAAAGGCGGTGGGAAGAATGGTGGAGATGAGCCGGATGATCCTGATTTGCTTAA GATGGATGAAGGTAGACAGCCACTTTCAAGGAAGATACCGATTCCCTCAAGCAAACTAAGCCCTTACAGATTAATCATTTTACTCCGCATGGTGATTCTTGGGTTGTTTTTCCATTATAGAATTCTCCACCCTGTCAATGATGCATATGGTTTGTGGCTGACTTCTATTATATGTGAGATTTGGTTTGCTGTATCGTGGATATTTGATCAGTTCCCGAAATGGTTCCCTATTCAGCGAGAAACGTACTTAGATAGACTGTCACTTAG GTATGACAAAGAAGGGAAGCCTTCTGAGTTAGCCCATATTGACGTATTTGTGAGTACTGTGGATCCCATGAAAGAACCTCCACTCATAACTGCAAATACTGTTCTCTCCATCCTCGCTGTAGATTATCCAGTCGATAAGGTCTCATGCTATGTCTCAGATGATGGTGCTGCCATGCTTACTTTTGAGGCCCTGTCTGAGACATCTGAATTTGCAAGGAAATGGGTCCCGTTCTGTAAAAGATACTGCATAGAACCCCGGGCACCGGAGTGGTACTTTGCTCAGAAGATTGATTATCTGAGAAACAAAGTGGATCCAACTTTTGTGAGGGAACGAAGAGCAATTAAG AGAGAGTATGAGGAGTTTAAGGTTCGGATCAATGGGTTGGTTGCCATGGCACAGAAGGTTCCTGAGGATGGCTGGACCATGCAAGATGGTACTCCTTGGCCTGGAAACAATGTCAGGGATCACCCTGGAATGATCCAG GTTTTCCTGGGCCACGATGGTGTCCATGACATTGAAGGTAATGAATTGCCTCGTCTCATTTATGTTTCTCGTGAGAAGAGGCCAGGTTATGAACACCACAAAAAAGCAGGGGCTATGAATGCATTG GTCCGAGTGTCAGCTGTCATCTCAAATGCTCCTTACTTACTCAATGTGGATTGTGATCATTATATCAATAACAGCAAGGCACTCCGGGAAGCTATGTGTTTTATGATGGACCCTCAATCTGGCAAAAAGATTTGCTATGTGCAATTTCCTCAAAGATTTGATGGAATTGATCGACATGATAGATACTCAAATCGTAATGTTGTCTTCTTTGAT ATAAATATGAAAGGACTCGATGGGATTCAGGGCCCAATATATGTCGGCACTGGATGTGTCTTCAGAAGGCAAGCGCTTTATGGATATGATGCCCCCAAGAAGGCAAAACCCCCTGGAAAAACATGCAACTGTTGGCCGAAGTTATGTTGCTGTTGCTGTGGATCTCGAAGGAAGAACACCAAAGGAAAATCGAAGGATAAAAAGAAGACTAAAGCCAAGGAAGCTTCAACACAGATTCATGCTCTAGAAAATATCGAGGAGGGAATTGAAG GAATTGATAGTGTCAAAGCATCTCTCATGCCTCAAATTAAACTCGAGAAAAAATTTGGGCAGTCACCTGTTTTTGTGGCTTCAACACTACTTGAGAACGGTGGTATTCCCCCGGGAGCAACATCAGCATCCCTTTTGAAAGAAGCTATTCATGTCATAAGTTGTGGTTACGAAGACAAAACCGAATGGGGAAAGGAG GTTGGATGGATTTACGGCTCTGTTACTGAGGATATCTTAACCGGGTTTAAGATGCACTGTCATGGCTGGAGATCCGTGTACTGCATGCCTAAAAGGCCTGCGTTCAAAGGGTCTGCTCCCATCAACCTTTCAGATCGTTTGCACCAGGTTCTTCGGTGGGCATTGGGATCTGTTGAGATTTTATTGAGCAAACATTGCCCTATTTGGTATGGATATGGGTGTGGTTTAAAACCACTGGAGCGATTCTCCTACATAAACTCAGTCGTTTATCCATTGACCTCTATTCCCCTGATTGCATATTGTTCACTCCCAGCAGTCTGCTTACTCACTGGGAAATTCATTGTTCCCGAG ATTAGTAACTACGCAAGTATCCTCTTCATGGCTATGTTCATATCAATTGCTGCCACTAGTATCATGGAGATGCAGTGGGGAGGTGTTGGCATAGACGATTGGTGGAGAAACGAGCAGTTCTGGGTGATTGGTGGTGCCTCGTCCCACCTTTTTGCACTTTTCCAAGGTCTCCTCAAAGTTTTGGCCGGAGTGAGCACGAACTTCACAGTGACATCCAAAGCAGCGGATGATGGGGAGTTTTCGGAGCTTTACCTCTTTAAGTGGACGTCTCTCTTGATCCCTCCCATGACTCTGTTAATCATCAACATCATTGGTGTGATAGTCGGTGTTTCAGACGCCATCAACAATGGGTATGATTCGTGGGGACCGCTATTTGGCAAGCTTTTCTTTGCAATCTGGGTTATTGTCCATCTCTATCCTTTCCTCAAAGGTTTGATGGGGAAACAGAATGGGGTTCCTACGATTATCGTTGTGTGGTCTATTCTTCTGGCTTCTATCTTCTCGCTATTGTGGGTCCGAATAAACCCCTTCGTGTCAAGAGATGGACTTGTGTTAGAAGTTTGCGGGTTGGACTGTGAGTAA
- the LOC116026972 gene encoding MDIS1-interacting receptor like kinase 2-like isoform X1: protein MGCWYSSLQLDWYRLRWRPKYYNPKPYKLWVKRVQLQNNQFSGDISEAFGEYPNLDYINLSNNSFYGHLSSSWGHCSKLTALKISNNRISGSLPPNLNNASQLRFLDLSSNEIVGMIPKSLENLVLLITFKLDNNKFSGNILLEVGKLSQLLIFSIAANNFVGLIPQHFESCQGIINLDLSRNMFFGKIPYGMGNLKMLEILDLSHNFLDGQIPQQFEGLTSLQIMNLSHNNLSGYIPSSISQCTGLDSVDVSYNQLEGPIPNNKAFLEAPYDSLRNNKGLCGNHSGFKPCSTYNQRDHTRRHLLLIILITFGSLFVVISIFVLLIIRSRSNIRERRPREITKDVLEILSFDGKVAYESIIEASENFDSKYCIGEGGHASVFKVELPSGQVVAIKKFKATGQEDEWCSLKSFSNEIRSLTEVRHRNIIKLYGFCASERHSFLIYEYLEGGSLAHILKHDEKALELGWMKRVNVVKDVAKALSYMHHDCSTPIVHRDISSKNVLFDLEYKAHVSDFGTAKILSLDSSNWTSFAGTFGYAAPEFAYTMEVNEKCDVYSFGVVALEIIMGKHPGDFITTILSPSTSSTSHQMLVKDLLDPRLSTPTKQVANELVLVAKIAVACLNSNPQCRPTMRQVSVLLSKELHLSNLLLDHITISQLFGLEFPTP, encoded by the exons ATGGGTTGTTGGTACTCATCCTTGCAATTGGACTGGTATCGCTTGCGATGGCGGCCGAAGTATTACAACCCTAAACCTTACAAGTTATGGGTTAAAAG AGTACAACTTCAAAACAACCAATTCTCAGGAGATATATCTGAAGCCTTTGGAGAATATCCAAACCTTGATTACATTAACTTGAGTAACAATTCTTTTTATGGCCATCTATCTTCTAGTTGGGGTCATTGCTCGAAACTTACTGCTTTGAAGATTTCAAATAATAGAATTTCTGGAAGTCTTCCACCTAATCTCAACAATGCCTCTCAACTTCGATTTCTAGATCTGTCCTCAAATGAAATAGTTGGAATGATCCCCAAGAGTTTGGAAAACTTGGTGTTGTTAATTACATTTAAGTTGGATAACAACAAATTTTCTGGCAACATATTACTAGAAGTTGGAAAATTATCTCAACTTTTGATCTTTAGCATAGCCGCAAATAATTTTGTTGGATTGATTCCACAACACTTTGAGAGTTGCCAAGGGATAATAAACTTGGATTTGAGCAGAAATATGTTTTTTGGCAAGATTCCTTATGGCATGGGAAACTTGAAAATGCTTGAAATCCTTGATCTCAGTCACAACTTCCTCGATGGCCAAATTCCACAACAATTTGAAGGACTGACAAGTTTACAGATTATGAACCTATCTCACAATAATCTGTCAGGGTACATTCCATCAAGCATTTCCCAGTGTACAGGTTTAGATTCTGTCGATGTATCATACAATCAGTTAGAAGGTCCCATCCCAAACAATAAAGCATTTTTGGAAGCTCCGTATGATTCCTTGAGAAATAACAAAGGTTTGTGCGGGAATCATTCTGGCTTCAAGCCTTGTTCCACTTATAATCAAAGAGATCATACGAGAAGACATTTGCTTTTAATCATACTAATAACGTTTGGAAGTTTGTTTGTGGTTATTAGCATTTTTGTGTTATTAATTATTCGATCAAGGAGCAATATTAGAGAAAGACGACCAAGAGAAATTACTAAAGACGTGCTGGAAATATTGAGTTTTGATGGGAAGGTGGCATATGAAAGTATCATTGAAGCGAGTGAGAACTTCGATTCAAAATATTGTATTGGTGAAGGAGGACATGCAAGTGTTTTCAAGGTTGAGCTACCAAGTGGTCAAGTAGTTGCTATAAAGAAGTTTAAGGCCACTGGGCAAGAAGATGAATGGTGTAGTCTCAAAAGTTTTTCAAACGAGATTCGCAGTTTAACCGAGGTTAGGCATcgaaatattataaaattgtatGGTTTTTGTGCTAGCGAGAGACACTCATTCTTGATTTATGAGTACTTGGAAGGTGGAAGTCTAGCACACATATTAAAGCATGATGAAAAAGCATTGGAATTAGGGTGGATGAAAAGGGTAAATGTGGTTAAAGATGTGGCTAAAGCGTTGTCATATATGCACCATGATTGTTCAACTCCTATTGTTCATCGGGACATATCTTCTAAGAATGTTCTGTTTGATTTGGAATACAAAGCTCATGTTTCTGATTTCGGCACAGCAAAAATATTGAGTCTTGATTCATCAAATTGGACTTCATTTGCTGGGACATTTGGCTATGCAGCTCCCG AGTTTGCATACACTATGGAAGTAAACGAAAAATGTGATGTGTATAGCTTCGGAGTGGTAGCGCTAGAAATTATTATGGGCAAGCATCCGGGAGACTTCATTACAACCATTTTGTCACCCTCAACATCATCAACCAGCCATCAAATGTTGGTAAAAGATTTGTTAGATCCTCGACTCTCTACTCCAACAAAGCAAGTGGCGAATGAGTTGGTTTTGGTTGCCAAGATAGCAGTTGCCTGTTTGAATAGCAATCCACAATGTCGGCCGACCATGCGACAGGTTTCTGTGTTGCTATCCAAGGAATTGCATTTGTCAAATTTATTACTTGATCATATCACAATAAGCCAATTGTTTGGCCTTGAATTTCCTACTCCCTGA
- the LOC116026972 gene encoding MDIS1-interacting receptor like kinase 2-like isoform X2 has product MGCWYSSLQLDWYRLRWRPKYYNPKPYKLWVKSWGHCSKLTALKISNNRISGSLPPNLNNASQLRFLDLSSNEIVGMIPKSLENLVLLITFKLDNNKFSGNILLEVGKLSQLLIFSIAANNFVGLIPQHFESCQGIINLDLSRNMFFGKIPYGMGNLKMLEILDLSHNFLDGQIPQQFEGLTSLQIMNLSHNNLSGYIPSSISQCTGLDSVDVSYNQLEGPIPNNKAFLEAPYDSLRNNKGLCGNHSGFKPCSTYNQRDHTRRHLLLIILITFGSLFVVISIFVLLIIRSRSNIRERRPREITKDVLEILSFDGKVAYESIIEASENFDSKYCIGEGGHASVFKVELPSGQVVAIKKFKATGQEDEWCSLKSFSNEIRSLTEVRHRNIIKLYGFCASERHSFLIYEYLEGGSLAHILKHDEKALELGWMKRVNVVKDVAKALSYMHHDCSTPIVHRDISSKNVLFDLEYKAHVSDFGTAKILSLDSSNWTSFAGTFGYAAPEFAYTMEVNEKCDVYSFGVVALEIIMGKHPGDFITTILSPSTSSTSHQMLVKDLLDPRLSTPTKQVANELVLVAKIAVACLNSNPQCRPTMRQVSVLLSKELHLSNLLLDHITISQLFGLEFPTP; this is encoded by the exons ATGGGTTGTTGGTACTCATCCTTGCAATTGGACTGGTATCGCTTGCGATGGCGGCCGAAGTATTACAACCCTAAACCTTACAAGTTATGGGTTAAAAG TTGGGGTCATTGCTCGAAACTTACTGCTTTGAAGATTTCAAATAATAGAATTTCTGGAAGTCTTCCACCTAATCTCAACAATGCCTCTCAACTTCGATTTCTAGATCTGTCCTCAAATGAAATAGTTGGAATGATCCCCAAGAGTTTGGAAAACTTGGTGTTGTTAATTACATTTAAGTTGGATAACAACAAATTTTCTGGCAACATATTACTAGAAGTTGGAAAATTATCTCAACTTTTGATCTTTAGCATAGCCGCAAATAATTTTGTTGGATTGATTCCACAACACTTTGAGAGTTGCCAAGGGATAATAAACTTGGATTTGAGCAGAAATATGTTTTTTGGCAAGATTCCTTATGGCATGGGAAACTTGAAAATGCTTGAAATCCTTGATCTCAGTCACAACTTCCTCGATGGCCAAATTCCACAACAATTTGAAGGACTGACAAGTTTACAGATTATGAACCTATCTCACAATAATCTGTCAGGGTACATTCCATCAAGCATTTCCCAGTGTACAGGTTTAGATTCTGTCGATGTATCATACAATCAGTTAGAAGGTCCCATCCCAAACAATAAAGCATTTTTGGAAGCTCCGTATGATTCCTTGAGAAATAACAAAGGTTTGTGCGGGAATCATTCTGGCTTCAAGCCTTGTTCCACTTATAATCAAAGAGATCATACGAGAAGACATTTGCTTTTAATCATACTAATAACGTTTGGAAGTTTGTTTGTGGTTATTAGCATTTTTGTGTTATTAATTATTCGATCAAGGAGCAATATTAGAGAAAGACGACCAAGAGAAATTACTAAAGACGTGCTGGAAATATTGAGTTTTGATGGGAAGGTGGCATATGAAAGTATCATTGAAGCGAGTGAGAACTTCGATTCAAAATATTGTATTGGTGAAGGAGGACATGCAAGTGTTTTCAAGGTTGAGCTACCAAGTGGTCAAGTAGTTGCTATAAAGAAGTTTAAGGCCACTGGGCAAGAAGATGAATGGTGTAGTCTCAAAAGTTTTTCAAACGAGATTCGCAGTTTAACCGAGGTTAGGCATcgaaatattataaaattgtatGGTTTTTGTGCTAGCGAGAGACACTCATTCTTGATTTATGAGTACTTGGAAGGTGGAAGTCTAGCACACATATTAAAGCATGATGAAAAAGCATTGGAATTAGGGTGGATGAAAAGGGTAAATGTGGTTAAAGATGTGGCTAAAGCGTTGTCATATATGCACCATGATTGTTCAACTCCTATTGTTCATCGGGACATATCTTCTAAGAATGTTCTGTTTGATTTGGAATACAAAGCTCATGTTTCTGATTTCGGCACAGCAAAAATATTGAGTCTTGATTCATCAAATTGGACTTCATTTGCTGGGACATTTGGCTATGCAGCTCCCG AGTTTGCATACACTATGGAAGTAAACGAAAAATGTGATGTGTATAGCTTCGGAGTGGTAGCGCTAGAAATTATTATGGGCAAGCATCCGGGAGACTTCATTACAACCATTTTGTCACCCTCAACATCATCAACCAGCCATCAAATGTTGGTAAAAGATTTGTTAGATCCTCGACTCTCTACTCCAACAAAGCAAGTGGCGAATGAGTTGGTTTTGGTTGCCAAGATAGCAGTTGCCTGTTTGAATAGCAATCCACAATGTCGGCCGACCATGCGACAGGTTTCTGTGTTGCTATCCAAGGAATTGCATTTGTCAAATTTATTACTTGATCATATCACAATAAGCCAATTGTTTGGCCTTGAATTTCCTACTCCCTGA